From the Paenibacillus sp. FSL H8-0548 genome, one window contains:
- a CDS encoding sensor histidine kinase, with protein MNKVSFRLASSFRNRMILIFFMIIIVPFLIFAYYSHIKTIEGITVTNTKMSMSYLLQARKNFEIYLNKLNDEINSVIGNKALQDLLEKEPIDPVEEAAFTVNLLTVIYQAAPAIDAFRVKVYPIKPTLYPSYMRTIDESVRIGDEYWFQRSKATVSPTWYLTMPQPGKYGKPLLSYVKRFSGLYDQKLRGIIATDLSEDFLKRYFSPSDQLKEQKLLLVNEKGIVHYDSSVNEWTGKEFPSSSFISYMDSGDEGSKSIMIDGVTYLATYLKMINYPWTIVSLTPLSELTGTIDEINRMLVIFLIVYLVCCISVVFYITVNYTQPIAHLVRLMRRIEVENLHYLLPWSSRKDEVGWLYRGVSSMVQRIEGLIQEAGRSERNKKALEFQVLSHQINPHFLYNTLESIRWKAENHGRSDISEMVSALGNLLRLSLNQGKEITTLRRELEQVKAYVLIEQARMGQPVRILYSCDEEVLDLPFIRLLLQPLVENAIQHSVRSDFDKGKIMITAKKETDDIVIVLADNGKGIPEAVLKQLEQEEEPSETFSYTRRGVGLRNVNDRLKLYFGEGYKLDIDTSAERGTKITIRHPILKEGQQLDSNGDG; from the coding sequence TGAATAAAGTATCTTTTCGATTGGCTTCATCCTTCCGGAATCGGATGATTCTCATTTTTTTTATGATTATAATTGTTCCTTTTTTGATATTTGCCTATTATTCCCATATTAAAACGATAGAGGGCATCACAGTTACTAATACAAAAATGTCCATGAGCTACCTGCTGCAGGCGAGAAAAAACTTCGAAATTTATTTAAATAAATTAAATGATGAAATCAATTCAGTTATTGGCAACAAAGCGCTTCAGGATTTGCTTGAGAAAGAGCCGATAGATCCTGTGGAAGAGGCAGCTTTTACCGTTAATTTGCTGACTGTTATATATCAGGCTGCACCAGCTATCGATGCCTTCCGAGTGAAGGTTTATCCGATTAAGCCTACACTGTATCCGTCATATATGAGAACGATTGACGAGTCGGTACGCATTGGCGACGAGTACTGGTTCCAGCGTTCCAAAGCAACGGTCAGCCCAACGTGGTATTTGACTATGCCGCAGCCGGGAAAATACGGAAAGCCGCTTCTCTCGTATGTCAAACGCTTCTCGGGGCTTTATGATCAGAAGCTGCGCGGCATCATTGCTACTGATTTGTCAGAGGATTTTTTGAAAAGATATTTTTCGCCCTCTGATCAGCTTAAGGAACAAAAGCTGCTGCTTGTTAACGAGAAGGGCATTGTGCATTACGATTCATCTGTGAATGAGTGGACAGGCAAGGAATTTCCTTCATCCAGCTTTATTTCTTATATGGATAGCGGCGATGAAGGCTCCAAGTCGATTATGATTGATGGAGTAACTTATTTAGCTACTTATCTTAAGATGATCAATTATCCATGGACAATTGTTAGTTTAACTCCTCTTAGCGAGCTTACGGGCACTATTGATGAGATTAATCGGATGCTTGTTATTTTTCTAATCGTTTATCTAGTATGCTGCATAAGCGTCGTCTTTTATATTACAGTTAATTACACGCAGCCTATCGCACATTTGGTGCGCTTGATGAGAAGAATAGAAGTTGAAAACCTGCATTATTTGCTGCCGTGGTCATCCAGAAAGGATGAGGTTGGCTGGTTGTATAGAGGCGTCAGCAGCATGGTACAGCGCATTGAAGGTCTCATACAGGAAGCGGGACGCTCGGAACGCAACAAGAAAGCACTTGAGTTTCAAGTGCTAAGCCACCAGATTAACCCGCATTTTCTATATAATACGTTGGAATCGATTAGATGGAAGGCGGAAAACCATGGTCGCAGCGATATAAGCGAGATGGTGTCCGCGCTTGGCAATCTGCTTAGGCTGAGTTTGAACCAAGGAAAGGAAATTACAACGCTGCGTCGCGAGCTCGAGCAAGTCAAAGCGTATGTATTAATTGAACAAGCCAGAATGGGTCAGCCCGTTCGTATTTTGTATTCCTGCGATGAAGAGGTGCTCGATTTGCCGTTTATCCGGCTTTTGCTGCAGCCGCTTGTGGAAAACGCCATTCAGCACAGCGTGCGCAGCGACTTCGATAAAGGCAAGATTATGATTACTGCAAAGAAAGAGACGGACGATATCGTTATTGTGCTTGCAGATAATGGAAAGGGCATACCTGAAGCAGTATTGAAGCAGCTGGAGCAGGAGGAAGAGCCTAGCGAGACGTTTTCCTACACCCGCAGAGGTGTAGGACTGCGAAATGTGAACGATCGGCTCAAGCTCTATTTTGGCGAGGGCTATAAGCTGGATATCGACACAAGTGCTGAACGAGGGACAAAGATTACGATAAGGCATCCTATTTTGAAGGAAGGCCAGCAGTTGGATTCGAATGGTGATGGGTGA
- a CDS encoding extracellular solute-binding protein codes for MKSKCTNIFVISMLLMCIPALNACSFNKWGDRNGEKRERFANEEQISNQRPVSLKLLTWRDDTYQELYDKFNKKYPWITIEPILIKEGGDDAIFAKILELEAAGTPADLTWVAGDLLRYEKNGLLENLKPYMDADASFQEKVLPDGFFDTMAFNGRRLAVPFVDVPMWIVVNKDLLAKHELEMPQNDWSFDDFRAIAKQATDPAAGEYGLTTSGEFVMRLLPLKAASDGHVSNLAYLNDSLTQSMLSSAEVMEDVRWLSEFVSVDGSMLSWVQSAEGGDVVKQFLNGKTAFEVGGDWLLPKLQEEATFEWDILPFPRGETNQYSFHIYGPLALLSGSKHKEEAYKWISFQFEMEAQKWKIEKGASASVIDPELSAYIDQVQLWEGKNIEAVKMTKDNVLVLPGATIPAFSEYNWFNVVNDIVFQGADINRIIPETEAWNKKTLELRKQWKRKMK; via the coding sequence TTGAAGAGCAAATGTACGAACATATTTGTTATAAGTATGCTTCTGATGTGTATTCCCGCCCTTAACGCTTGCTCGTTTAATAAGTGGGGCGACAGGAACGGAGAAAAGAGAGAACGCTTTGCGAATGAGGAGCAGATTTCTAATCAACGACCGGTATCGCTTAAGCTGCTGACCTGGAGAGATGATACCTATCAGGAATTGTATGACAAATTCAATAAGAAGTATCCATGGATTACGATTGAGCCCATTCTTATTAAAGAGGGTGGAGATGATGCTATATTCGCTAAAATATTGGAGCTGGAGGCTGCAGGAACACCAGCAGATCTGACATGGGTCGCTGGTGATCTTCTGCGTTACGAGAAGAATGGGCTGCTGGAAAATTTGAAGCCTTATATGGATGCAGATGCTTCTTTCCAAGAGAAGGTGCTGCCGGATGGCTTCTTTGACACGATGGCCTTCAATGGCCGCAGACTTGCTGTACCCTTTGTTGATGTTCCGATGTGGATTGTTGTCAATAAGGATTTGCTAGCCAAGCATGAGTTGGAGATGCCTCAGAATGATTGGAGCTTCGACGATTTTCGTGCTATTGCCAAGCAGGCAACGGACCCTGCAGCAGGAGAGTATGGCCTGACAACGAGCGGAGAATTTGTTATGCGCCTGCTTCCATTGAAGGCTGCTTCTGACGGGCATGTGTCAAATCTGGCTTACTTAAATGATAGTTTGACACAAAGCATGCTCAGCTCGGCAGAAGTGATGGAGGATGTGCGCTGGCTATCCGAATTCGTCTCCGTGGATGGCTCCATGCTTTCTTGGGTACAATCGGCCGAGGGAGGCGATGTAGTAAAACAATTCCTCAATGGTAAAACCGCCTTCGAGGTCGGTGGAGACTGGCTGCTCCCTAAGCTGCAGGAAGAAGCAACGTTCGAATGGGACATTCTTCCGTTTCCTAGAGGCGAGACTAATCAATATTCTTTTCATATCTATGGACCGCTTGCCTTGTTAAGCGGCTCCAAGCATAAAGAGGAAGCCTACAAATGGATCAGCTTTCAGTTTGAGATGGAAGCGCAGAAATGGAAAATTGAGAAGGGGGCCAGCGCGTCGGTCATTGACCCTGAGTTGTCGGCTTATATAGATCAGGTTCAGCTATGGGAAGGAAAAAATATAGAAGCGGTAAAAATGACAAAGGACAATGTGCTCGTGCTGCCGGGAGCAACGATACCAGCCTTCTCAGAATATAATTGGTTTAATGTCGTTAATGATATTGTTTTTCAAGGAGCTGACATTAATCGAATCATTCCGGAGACGGAAGCATGGAACAAAAAAACGTTGGAATTGCGCAAGCAATGGAAGCGTAAAATGAAATAG
- a CDS encoding ABC transporter permease subunit, whose translation MKSNGVIRELLRNRTLLLMFLPVATLLFLFNYLPLAGLVIAFKDFDFAKGIFGSDWMDPLLDNFEYLFSSSTAFRAMRNTILLNALFIVVGLLFEVGFALLLNEIRNKYFKRVTQSLTFLPFFISWIVVGVFAYNLMNFESGAINRVLETIGLQPIDFYSEAGLWPFILTIAIRWKVTGYGTIIYLAALTSIDNSYYEAASIDGATRWQQIRYISLPMLQPTIIILTLLAVGRIMNADFGMFYAMVGDASLLFPTTDVIDTFVYRSLRKSGDIGMASAAGFMQSIVAFILIIGSNYAARKIDRDSAIF comes from the coding sequence ATGAAATCAAATGGAGTCATTCGGGAGTTACTTAGAAATCGCACTTTACTGCTCATGTTCCTGCCCGTGGCGACGCTCCTATTTCTCTTTAACTACCTGCCGCTAGCAGGACTTGTCATCGCTTTTAAAGACTTTGACTTTGCTAAAGGAATTTTCGGAAGCGATTGGATGGATCCGCTGCTGGATAACTTTGAGTATTTATTCTCCTCGTCGACAGCCTTCCGGGCGATGAGAAACACGATACTGTTAAATGCGTTATTTATTGTGGTAGGGCTATTATTTGAAGTAGGCTTTGCATTGCTGCTCAATGAGATTAGAAACAAATATTTCAAACGGGTGACGCAATCGCTGACCTTCCTGCCATTTTTTATTTCATGGATTGTCGTAGGGGTTTTCGCTTACAATCTCATGAATTTCGAGAGCGGCGCTATTAATCGAGTTTTGGAAACGATAGGTCTCCAACCGATTGATTTTTACAGTGAAGCTGGGTTGTGGCCATTTATCCTCACGATTGCGATTCGGTGGAAAGTAACCGGTTATGGGACCATTATTTATTTGGCGGCATTAACGTCAATTGATAATTCGTATTATGAGGCAGCTTCTATAGACGGAGCTACGAGATGGCAGCAAATACGCTACATCAGCCTACCGATGCTCCAGCCAACGATTATTATCCTCACCTTGCTGGCAGTAGGGCGAATCATGAATGCGGATTTCGGCATGTTTTATGCAATGGTTGGCGATGCCTCTCTCTTGTTTCCTACAACAGACGTTATTGATACCTTTGTTTATCGCAGCTTGCGCAAGTCGGGAGATATCGGCATGGCATCTGCAGCGGGCTTCATGCAGTCGATTGTTGCATTCATTCTTATTATCGGAAGCAATTATGCGGCACGCAAAATAGACAGGGACTCAGCTATTTTCTAA
- a CDS encoding carbohydrate ABC transporter permease, whose protein sequence is MVAKKFSISQFIIIIGISLFSLACLFPFIMVISGSLSTEKDIMDYGYTLWPKSITFDSYRILFLGSSRIFDAYGVSILVTVVGTILSLFVTSMGAYVMARRSFKYRNILSIYVIITMLFNGGLVPWYIICVRYLDLKDTLWALILPMLANAFNMFLIRNFMLSIPEDMNESAKIDGAGDFKIFYRLIVPLSVPVLATVGLFVALSYWNDWFLGLMFVDKQELQPLQLLLRTLISNVEFLKSSSNASAMQRISAQIPSESIKMALTVVTIGPIIFLYPFVQRFFVKGLMVGAVKG, encoded by the coding sequence ATGGTTGCCAAAAAATTCTCAATTTCGCAGTTTATTATTATTATAGGGATATCCTTGTTCAGCCTAGCCTGCTTGTTTCCGTTCATTATGGTTATATCGGGCTCGCTTAGTACGGAGAAGGACATCATGGATTATGGGTATACGTTGTGGCCAAAGAGCATCACCTTCGATTCCTATCGTATTCTGTTTCTTGGCTCTAGCCGTATATTTGACGCTTATGGCGTTAGCATCTTGGTAACAGTAGTAGGAACGATTCTTTCTTTATTCGTAACGAGCATGGGCGCATACGTTATGGCGAGAAGATCGTTTAAGTATAGGAACATACTATCTATTTATGTCATCATCACGATGCTGTTCAATGGCGGTTTAGTGCCTTGGTATATCATTTGCGTGAGATACTTGGATTTGAAGGACACGTTGTGGGCACTTATTTTGCCGATGCTCGCCAATGCGTTCAACATGTTTCTCATTCGAAATTTCATGCTCTCTATTCCCGAGGATATGAATGAATCGGCTAAAATAGACGGTGCTGGCGACTTTAAAATCTTTTATCGCCTGATTGTACCGCTCTCTGTACCCGTACTAGCTACTGTAGGCTTGTTCGTAGCACTAAGCTACTGGAACGATTGGTTCTTGGGGCTAATGTTCGTTGACAAGCAGGAGCTGCAGCCGCTGCAATTGCTGCTGCGAACACTGATATCGAATGTTGAATTTCTGAAGAGCTCCAGCAATGCGTCTGCCATGCAGCGCATATCAGCACAAATTCCTTCCGAATCGATAAAGATGGCACTGACGGTCGTTACAATAGGCCCGATCATATTTTTGTATCCATTCGTTCAGCGGTTTTTCGTTAAAGGCTTAATGGTTGGCGCAGTAAAGGGATGA
- a CDS encoding extracellular solute-binding protein has protein sequence MQKRKAKLPLLIAVIMLFGVILAACSSNNGNTPSNGKATNAPSGGSGEKLEDEVTLKFYFGGDKKAATDEVWSKVSEYVKAKGLNVKFDINFIPFGDFKEKMLVMAASGDSWDMNFDGDWLSYKQMAAKGSYMALNDLLPEYAPNLYKKYEEQGTLAAATINGNIVGLPWTMKMNERKFTGWRSDLVEKAGLDIPAGSIKTIEDVDRLLRELKKAFPNERISRTPPVSLIMIRDEWVDLNFHGLGFYLADDKITVQAVEQQPFYLEAAKLAKVWYDDNLINRDAMIDKSDEAAEWRNGKKLFTVTSHEWVSADPGFSDPQFKMESAELYPDKRFINRTALANVVAINRNSKNPERVLRLLDMIETDKTLYDLVQYGIEGKTYVLNGETAEYPEGMETTTSNYMEWGGQWAFWKPQFMRPTMTYGPDFWVQEAEFASKPNNVNSPIDGLFIAEDNMKNEIAKRDTANDELNRPIEFGVVKDVEKAVADYIEVQKKNGLDVIISETQRQIDEFLATQK, from the coding sequence ATGCAAAAAAGAAAGGCAAAATTGCCGTTATTGATCGCTGTCATTATGCTCTTCGGCGTTATTCTAGCTGCTTGCAGCTCAAACAACGGAAACACGCCAAGCAATGGCAAAGCAACCAATGCACCTTCCGGTGGATCAGGAGAAAAGCTGGAGGACGAGGTTACACTTAAGTTTTATTTTGGCGGAGACAAAAAAGCGGCTACGGATGAAGTATGGTCTAAGGTTAGCGAATATGTAAAAGCAAAAGGACTTAACGTAAAATTTGATATCAACTTTATACCGTTCGGCGATTTCAAAGAAAAAATGCTCGTAATGGCCGCTTCTGGCGATAGCTGGGACATGAACTTCGACGGCGACTGGCTATCCTACAAGCAGATGGCTGCCAAAGGCTCTTATATGGCACTAAATGATTTGCTGCCGGAATATGCGCCTAATCTTTACAAGAAATATGAAGAGCAAGGCACGCTAGCTGCTGCAACAATAAACGGCAACATCGTGGGCCTTCCTTGGACGATGAAAATGAATGAGCGTAAATTTACTGGCTGGCGCTCCGACCTAGTTGAAAAAGCGGGTCTTGATATTCCAGCTGGCTCAATCAAAACGATTGAGGACGTTGATCGCTTGCTTCGGGAGCTGAAAAAAGCGTTTCCAAACGAACGAATTTCCCGGACACCACCCGTTTCCCTCATTATGATTCGTGATGAATGGGTAGATCTTAACTTCCATGGCCTTGGTTTCTATTTGGCTGATGATAAAATTACGGTGCAAGCGGTTGAGCAGCAGCCTTTCTATCTGGAAGCTGCCAAGCTGGCAAAGGTTTGGTATGACGATAATCTGATTAACAGAGATGCGATGATTGATAAATCAGATGAAGCAGCGGAGTGGAGAAACGGCAAAAAGCTGTTTACTGTAACTTCTCATGAGTGGGTAAGCGCAGATCCTGGTTTCTCTGATCCTCAGTTCAAGATGGAATCGGCGGAGCTTTATCCAGACAAAAGATTTATTAACCGTACCGCGCTTGCCAACGTTGTAGCTATTAACCGCAATTCGAAAAACCCTGAACGTGTCCTTCGCTTGCTGGATATGATCGAAACAGACAAAACGTTATATGATCTTGTTCAATATGGTATCGAAGGCAAAACATATGTACTGAACGGTGAAACGGCTGAATATCCAGAAGGCATGGAAACGACGACGAGCAATTACATGGAGTGGGGCGGCCAATGGGCATTCTGGAAGCCGCAATTCATGCGTCCGACGATGACTTACGGACCTGATTTCTGGGTGCAGGAAGCTGAATTTGCCAGCAAGCCTAATAACGTAAACTCTCCAATTGATGGCTTGTTTATCGCAGAAGATAATATGAAAAATGAAATCGCAAAACGTGATACTGCAAACGATGAGTTGAACAGACCAATTGAATTCGGCGTCGTGAAAGACGTTGAGAAAGCTGTAGCAGATTATATCGAAGTACAGAAGAAAAACGGTCTCGATGTTATCATTTCTGAAACACAAAGACAAATCGATGAATTCCTTGCTACGCAAAAATAA